One Amorphoplanes digitatis genomic window carries:
- a CDS encoding glutamine synthetase family protein: MELEDLDVAVANGSIDTVLLALTDMQGRLQGKRLHGRFFMDEVVTGGSEGCNYLLAVDVDMNTVDGYAMSSWSSGYGDFVMRPDFATLRRVPWQPGTAMVLADLETTGGDAVYASPRQILRRQLDRLADHGLTAFAGTELEFVLYKDSYEQAFNRNYRQLTPANQYNVDYSLLGTARVEPLLRRIRNEMYGAGLVPESAKGECNFGQHEIAFRYADALTCADNHVVYKNGAKEIAAQEGMALSFMAKPNEREGNSCHIHFSLRGADGRSAMLGDGPAHLSVTGQRVMAGLLATMREFSLLFAPNINSYKRYQPGSFAPTALRWGVDNRTCALRMAGHGQGMRVENRVPGGDVNPYLAIAALVAGAVHGLEHELELEEEFRGNAYEDAAAPRVPGTLRDALELWDLSPVAAEAFGADVVAHYTNMAKVEVAAFDAAVTDWELRRGFERL, encoded by the coding sequence ATGGAATTAGAGGACCTGGACGTCGCCGTCGCGAACGGCAGCATCGACACCGTCCTGCTCGCGCTCACCGACATGCAGGGGCGGCTCCAGGGCAAGCGGCTGCACGGCCGCTTCTTCATGGACGAGGTCGTCACGGGCGGCAGCGAGGGCTGCAACTACCTGCTCGCGGTCGACGTCGACATGAACACCGTCGACGGCTACGCGATGTCGTCGTGGAGCAGCGGCTACGGCGACTTCGTGATGCGGCCCGACTTCGCCACGCTGCGCCGGGTGCCCTGGCAGCCCGGCACGGCCATGGTCCTCGCGGACCTGGAGACCACCGGCGGCGACGCCGTCTACGCGTCGCCCCGGCAGATCCTGCGCCGGCAGCTCGACCGGCTCGCCGACCACGGCCTTACCGCGTTCGCGGGCACCGAGCTCGAGTTCGTGCTCTACAAGGACAGCTACGAGCAGGCCTTCAACCGCAACTACCGCCAGCTCACCCCGGCCAATCAGTACAACGTGGACTACTCGCTGCTCGGCACCGCCCGGGTCGAGCCGCTGCTGCGCCGCATCCGCAACGAGATGTACGGCGCCGGCCTGGTGCCGGAGAGCGCCAAGGGCGAGTGCAACTTCGGCCAGCACGAGATCGCCTTCCGCTACGCGGACGCGCTGACCTGCGCCGACAACCACGTCGTCTACAAGAACGGGGCCAAGGAGATCGCCGCGCAGGAGGGCATGGCGCTCAGCTTCATGGCCAAGCCGAACGAGCGCGAGGGCAACTCCTGCCACATCCACTTCTCGCTGCGCGGCGCCGACGGCCGCTCGGCGATGCTCGGCGACGGGCCGGCGCACCTGAGCGTCACCGGGCAGCGGGTCATGGCCGGCCTGCTCGCCACCATGCGCGAGTTCAGCCTGCTCTTCGCGCCGAACATCAACTCATACAAGCGCTACCAGCCGGGCTCGTTCGCGCCGACCGCGCTGCGCTGGGGCGTCGACAACCGCACCTGCGCGCTGCGGATGGCCGGGCACGGCCAGGGCATGCGGGTGGAGAACCGGGTGCCCGGCGGCGACGTGAACCCCTACCTGGCGATCGCCGCGCTGGTCGCGGGCGCGGTGCACGGGCTGGAGCACGAGCTGGAGCTGGAGGAGGAGTTCCGGGGCAACGCCTACGAGGACGCCGCCGCGCCGCGGGTGCCCGGCACGCTGCGGGACGCCCTGGAGCTGTGGGACCTGAGCCCGGTCGCGGCGGAGGCCTTCGGCGCCGACGTGGTCGCCCATTACACGAATATGGCGAAGGTCGAGGTCGCCGCGTTCGACGCCGCGGTCACCGACTGGGAGCTCCGCCGTGGCTTCGAGCGGCTCTGA
- a CDS encoding aldehyde dehydrogenase family protein: MDSTVVINPATGAAFQTVPSNGPDETDAAIERAHRAFLSWRQVAPGDRARLLRRFAAVVDAHIEQLAGLEVRNSGHTVGNARWEAGNVRDVLDFYAGAPERLSGRQIPVAGGLDVTFHEPLGVVGIIVPWNFPMPIAGWGFAPALAAGNTVVLKPAELTPLTAIRLGELALEAGLPEDVFTVLPGKGRVVGQRFVTHPLVRKVCFTGSTPVGKSIMAGCADQVKRVTLELGGKSANIVFADADLERAAASAPASVFDNAGQDCCARSRLLVQDSVYERFLGLLEPAVKAFRVSDPALETAEMGPLISAEQRATVASYTDGADVAFAGSAPSGDGWWFPPTVLLAHSTADPHWREEVFGPVLSVLPFRDEAEAVRLANDTEYGLSGSIWTRDLGRALRVSRGVETGNLSVNSHSSVRYWTPFGGMKQSGLGRELGPDALLSFTDVKNVFISTDS; encoded by the coding sequence GTGGACAGCACAGTGGTGATCAATCCGGCGACCGGCGCGGCGTTCCAGACGGTTCCGTCCAACGGCCCCGACGAGACCGATGCCGCGATCGAGAGGGCGCACCGCGCCTTCCTCTCGTGGCGCCAGGTCGCGCCGGGCGACCGGGCGCGCCTGCTGCGGCGCTTCGCCGCGGTGGTCGACGCGCACATCGAGCAGCTCGCCGGGCTGGAGGTGCGCAACTCGGGCCACACCGTCGGCAACGCGCGCTGGGAGGCGGGCAACGTCCGCGACGTGCTCGACTTCTACGCGGGCGCGCCGGAGCGGCTGTCCGGGCGCCAGATACCGGTGGCCGGCGGCCTCGACGTCACATTCCACGAGCCGCTCGGCGTGGTCGGCATCATCGTGCCGTGGAACTTCCCGATGCCGATCGCCGGCTGGGGCTTCGCGCCCGCGCTCGCCGCGGGCAACACCGTGGTGCTCAAGCCGGCCGAGCTGACCCCGCTGACCGCCATCCGCCTCGGCGAGCTGGCGCTCGAGGCCGGCCTGCCCGAGGACGTCTTCACGGTGCTGCCCGGCAAGGGCCGGGTGGTCGGGCAGCGCTTCGTCACGCACCCCCTGGTGCGCAAGGTCTGCTTCACCGGCTCGACCCCGGTCGGCAAGTCGATCATGGCGGGCTGCGCCGACCAGGTGAAGCGGGTGACCCTCGAGCTGGGCGGCAAGAGCGCCAACATCGTCTTCGCGGACGCCGATCTGGAACGCGCGGCCGCGAGTGCGCCGGCGAGCGTCTTCGACAACGCGGGCCAGGACTGCTGCGCCCGGTCCCGGCTGCTCGTGCAGGACTCGGTCTACGAGCGCTTCCTCGGGCTGCTGGAGCCGGCGGTCAAGGCGTTCCGGGTGTCCGACCCCGCGCTGGAGACGGCCGAGATGGGCCCGCTGATCTCCGCCGAGCAGCGCGCGACGGTGGCGTCCTACACCGACGGCGCCGACGTCGCGTTCGCCGGCTCGGCGCCGTCCGGCGACGGCTGGTGGTTCCCGCCGACCGTGCTGCTGGCCCACTCGACCGCCGACCCGCACTGGCGCGAGGAGGTGTTCGGGCCGGTGCTCTCGGTGCTGCCGTTCCGCGACGAGGCCGAGGCGGTCAGGCTCGCCAACGACACCGAGTACGGCCTCTCCGGCTCGATCTGGACCCGTGACCTGGGCCGGGCGCTGCGCGTCTCGCGGGGTGTCGAGACCGGGAACCTCAGCGTCAACTCACACTCGTCGGTGCGCTACTGGACGCCGTTCGGTGGCATGAAGCAGTCCGGCCTCGGCCGGGAGCTGGGCCCCGACGCGCTGCTGTCGTTCACCGACGTCAAGAACGTCTTCATCTCGACGGACAGCTGA
- a CDS encoding amino acid permease, translating to MSVNPAPSTDEERLAQLGYQQELHRRLSGFSNFAVSFSIISILAGAITSYGIAMTAGGPLAITLGWLFIGIMVTFVALAMAEVCSAYPTAGALYWWAAALARKNKAAWAWFIGWFNFLGEVAVTAAIDFGAAITTAAFLSLTFDMEVTKARTFVIFLIIILVHGLLNTFGVSLVRLLSDVSAWWHLIGVAVIVVMLTVLPDQHKPISEVFFEVRNETGFTFAGAGVYAVLIGLLMAQYTYTGYDASAHVAEETHDAARAAPRGIVLSVVVSVIAGFVLLVAITWSIQDYETARTTALGLPPAQIFIDAVGHNSGTFLLFICMVAQWFCGMASVTANSRMAYAFSRDGALPGSSIWKKVNPRTGTPTNSIWLCVAISSLLVLPSLWNTTAYLAATSIAVIGLYIAYVGPVLLRRLNPEFQPGPWSLGKWSAPVGWIAIVWVVVICVLFVLPTASPITATTFNYTIVAVAAVVGAATIWWFASARKWFTGPKSNLIEKAAHGEPTLPTE from the coding sequence ATGAGCGTTAACCCTGCACCCAGTACCGACGAAGAACGACTCGCCCAGCTCGGCTACCAGCAGGAACTGCACCGCCGACTGTCCGGCTTCTCCAACTTCGCGGTCTCCTTCTCGATCATTTCCATTCTGGCCGGTGCGATCACGTCGTACGGCATCGCGATGACCGCGGGCGGGCCACTGGCCATCACCCTCGGCTGGCTCTTCATCGGCATCATGGTCACGTTCGTGGCGCTCGCGATGGCCGAGGTCTGCTCCGCCTATCCGACGGCCGGCGCCCTCTACTGGTGGGCGGCCGCGCTCGCGAGGAAGAACAAGGCAGCCTGGGCCTGGTTCATCGGCTGGTTCAACTTCCTCGGCGAGGTCGCCGTCACCGCGGCCATCGACTTCGGCGCGGCCATCACCACCGCGGCGTTCCTCAGCCTGACCTTCGACATGGAGGTCACCAAGGCCCGCACCTTCGTGATCTTCCTGATCATCATCCTGGTGCACGGCCTGCTGAACACGTTCGGCGTGAGCCTGGTCCGGCTGCTCTCCGACGTCAGCGCCTGGTGGCACCTGATCGGCGTCGCGGTCATCGTGGTGATGCTCACCGTGCTGCCCGACCAGCACAAGCCGATCTCCGAGGTGTTCTTCGAGGTACGCAACGAGACCGGCTTCACCTTCGCCGGCGCCGGCGTCTACGCCGTCCTCATCGGCCTGTTGATGGCCCAGTACACGTACACCGGCTACGACGCCTCCGCGCACGTGGCGGAGGAGACCCACGACGCGGCGCGGGCGGCTCCCCGGGGCATCGTGCTCTCCGTGGTGGTCTCGGTGATCGCCGGCTTCGTCCTGCTGGTCGCCATCACCTGGTCGATCCAGGACTACGAGACCGCGCGGACGACCGCGCTCGGTCTGCCGCCCGCACAGATCTTCATCGACGCGGTCGGCCACAACTCGGGCACCTTCCTGCTCTTCATCTGCATGGTCGCCCAGTGGTTCTGCGGCATGGCCTCGGTCACCGCCAACTCGCGGATGGCGTACGCGTTCTCCCGCGACGGCGCGCTGCCGGGCTCCTCGATCTGGAAGAAGGTGAACCCCCGCACCGGCACCCCGACGAACTCGATCTGGCTCTGCGTGGCGATCTCCTCGCTGCTGGTGCTGCCGTCGCTGTGGAACACCACCGCCTACCTGGCGGCCACCTCCATCGCCGTCATCGGGCTGTACATCGCCTACGTCGGCCCCGTGCTGCTGCGCCGGCTGAACCCGGAGTTCCAGCCCGGGCCGTGGAGCCTCGGCAAGTGGAGCGCGCCGGTCGGCTGGATAGCGATCGTCTGGGTCGTCGTCATCTGTGTCCTGTTCGTCCTGCCGACGGCCAGCCCGATCACGGCGACCACGTTCAACTACACGATCGTCGCCGTGGCGGCCGTGGTCGGCGCGGCCACCATCTGGTGGTTCGCGAGCGCCCGGAAGTGGTTCACCGGCCCGAAGTCGAACCTGATCGAGAAGGCCGCGCACGGGGAGCCGACCCTGCCGACCGAATGA